The following are encoded in a window of Lactobacillus panisapium genomic DNA:
- a CDS encoding MFS transporter translates to MAKEKLPSYRWVILTIVSLLCFIANYIQFQVSALATEIMPQLHITTAEFSSLLMAPMLVAVVLSIPAGSLGDKFGSKKVISVGCVLSVIGAFGRFIAANFWMMMIMLLLCGIFISLLNANLIKVLGTWFKQDTDSAMGVFYAASCLGITLAQITSSWFPSVNAAYLFSSVSLLILTICWMMFVRDTPKGESLPPAEPTAKYLKVAIKSKNTWIVSICAGLGIASTTAYAGFLPQALTLGQGITNKTAGVMSAVVTVGSFFGSLIGPAWCNKLGRYKMFLTVTTLIGAIVMYFTWYTPAGFFLWAMLVINGFFTAISGPIVQAMPIQFPEIGEKYAGSAGGIVGTVSMLISYIIPILVSKIAGNDYAKNLGIESLVFGLSVICILALPEIGQKAKK, encoded by the coding sequence ATGGCAAAAGAAAAATTACCAAGCTATCGATGGGTAATTCTTACTATCGTTAGTTTGTTATGTTTTATTGCAAACTATATTCAATTTCAGGTTTCAGCTCTAGCGACTGAAATAATGCCGCAACTTCATATTACTACGGCAGAATTTTCAAGCTTGTTAATGGCTCCAATGTTGGTTGCTGTTGTCCTCAGTATTCCTGCAGGATCTTTAGGAGATAAATTTGGATCGAAAAAGGTAATTTCTGTGGGATGTGTATTATCCGTAATTGGCGCTTTTGGTCGATTTATTGCAGCTAATTTCTGGATGATGATGATTATGTTGCTTTTATGCGGAATTTTCATTTCACTATTAAATGCAAATTTGATTAAAGTTCTTGGGACATGGTTTAAGCAGGATACTGATTCAGCTATGGGAGTGTTTTACGCTGCTTCCTGTCTTGGAATTACGCTCGCACAGATAACAAGTTCATGGTTTCCGTCAGTTAATGCTGCTTATCTATTTTCGTCAGTTTCTTTGTTAATACTTACCATTTGCTGGATGATGTTTGTTCGGGATACTCCGAAAGGAGAGTCTTTGCCTCCTGCTGAACCAACCGCTAAATATCTTAAAGTGGCAATTAAGAGTAAGAACACATGGATTGTTTCGATTTGTGCTGGATTAGGAATTGCTTCAACAACTGCTTATGCTGGTTTTTTGCCGCAAGCTCTCACATTGGGACAAGGAATTACTAACAAAACTGCTGGCGTGATGTCAGCGGTTGTAACCGTCGGTAGTTTCTTTGGCTCTTTAATTGGTCCAGCTTGGTGCAATAAGCTTGGTCGCTACAAAATGTTTTTAACCGTAACAACGCTGATTGGAGCAATTGTTATGTACTTTACTTGGTATACACCAGCAGGTTTTTTCTTATGGGCAATGCTAGTAATTAATGGCTTCTTTACAGCTATTAGTGGACCAATTGTTCAAGCAATGCCAATCCAATTTCCAGAGATTGGTGAAAAATACGCAGGTAGTGCTGGAGGCATTGTTGGAACAGTCTCAATGTTAATTTCCTATATTATTCCCATTCTTGTCTCCAAGATTGCGGGCAATGACTATGCTAAAAATTTAGGAATAGAATCCTTGGTATTTGGACTTTCAGTTATTTGTATTTTAGCGTTACCAGAAATTGGTCAAAAAGCTAAAAAATAG
- a CDS encoding response regulator transcription factor, translating to MQEIFVYIYNILFIILYLWVINVAGYAYKATGNNFFYYAVLLYVILIIDSTTAFSFDILKMSNSWLQINNRAYCLIRILIYLIGGCCYVKLMSSMLLQKPRFFFYLPIIGVTLVDMVAVLGFYNNFDTSILQRSVQDTGILFLCLIYAIYSKKLNRAIHYKQNYDKAVGLTAVLMILSVIEGVVFFIIHGLDIPAFSELLSYMKIIGFNEDLFSIIISLLIIWFAKKEEEIANKNQLENLVQQKMNQYQAMIHEKENANEENQVIDFCKYYKMTKRESEILRLVLKGKKNQEIADELFISVGTVKSHIYSIYKKLEVDRRSQLMHIFMEYQGK from the coding sequence TTGCAAGAAATATTTGTCTATATTTATAACATTTTGTTTATCATTTTATATCTATGGGTTATTAATGTTGCTGGTTACGCATATAAAGCTACCGGAAACAACTTTTTTTATTATGCAGTCTTGCTATACGTCATTCTAATTATTGATAGTACGACCGCTTTTTCATTTGATATATTAAAAATGAGTAATTCATGGCTACAGATTAATAATCGAGCCTACTGCTTAATTAGGATTCTTATTTATTTAATTGGTGGTTGCTGTTATGTCAAGTTAATGTCTAGCATGCTCTTGCAAAAACCGCGCTTTTTCTTTTATCTACCAATTATTGGTGTTACGTTAGTAGACATGGTGGCAGTTTTAGGCTTTTACAATAATTTTGATACGTCTATTTTGCAAAGAAGTGTGCAAGATACCGGAATCTTATTTTTGTGCCTAATTTATGCCATTTATTCTAAAAAATTAAACAGAGCCATCCATTATAAACAGAATTATGATAAAGCGGTAGGATTAACTGCTGTTCTGATGATTCTTTCAGTAATTGAAGGAGTGGTCTTTTTTATTATTCATGGATTGGACATCCCAGCCTTTAGTGAATTGTTGTCTTACATGAAAATTATTGGTTTTAATGAAGATTTATTTTCAATTATCATTTCCTTATTAATCATTTGGTTTGCTAAAAAAGAGGAAGAAATAGCTAATAAGAATCAATTAGAAAACCTTGTTCAGCAAAAAATGAACCAATATCAGGCAATGATTCATGAAAAGGAAAATGCTAATGAAGAGAACCAAGTTATTGATTTTTGTAAATATTATAAAATGACTAAACGAGAATCGGAAATTTTGCGATTAGTCTTAAAAGGAAAGAAAAATCAGGAAATAGCAGATGAACTTTTTATTTCAGTCGGAACAGTTAAATCACATATTTACAGTATTTATAAAAAATTAGAGGTTGATCGACGAAGTCAGTTAATGCATATTTTTATGGAATATCAAGGAAAATAA
- a CDS encoding arsenate reductase family protein, giving the protein MIKFYGYKRCSTSRSAQKWLKDHDVDFELQDLVEEPPKKEDLVKWMSEHQDRGLKYFFNTHGQDYRKLHLKDKVDQMTIDEAAELMSQNGKLIKRPLVVDGKKLTCGFNEELYQNTWL; this is encoded by the coding sequence ATGATAAAGTTTTATGGTTACAAGCGTTGTTCAACTTCTAGAAGCGCACAAAAATGGCTTAAAGACCACGATGTAGACTTTGAACTACAAGACTTAGTCGAAGAACCACCAAAAAAAGAGGATTTGGTTAAATGGATGAGTGAGCACCAAGACCGCGGCTTAAAGTATTTCTTTAATACCCATGGTCAAGACTACCGCAAACTTCATCTTAAGGATAAAGTTGACCAAATGACAATTGATGAAGCGGCAGAGCTAATGTCCCAAAATGGTAAACTGATCAAAAGACCATTAGTTGTGGATGGTAAAAAATTAACTTGTGGTTTTAACGAGGAGCTATACCAAAATACTTGGTTATAG
- a CDS encoding Xaa-Pro dipeptidyl-peptidase, with protein MKYNQYAYVETDFNTQVKELINIKFLPSNYQTLSFTDLLKVMSENAIAEVAPDAEDARQAKLTEFAVSSEQTLADFLAQQPEQETATQFYNVALQLLGYHVHYDYDLDDPLKLMKKQALPFLTKFENKDDLIQGFYRLLNTRAKNGQLLIDVMAGKGYFYNRRQLFDSNKFVFLNGKSLPVFATSKVIREVVYVESDLDTNNDGHSDLLQVTIFRPFESQKMPVPALYTASPYFGGIIANEKRNHNVDENLSDATEWTNPQYVPSNQVTAKKPTGTNSPANQAIENAVGKSSYGLNEYMLARGFASVFAGAIGTRGSDGLRITGAPEETESAKEIIEWLHGDRIAYTDRSRKHETTAFWCNGNIGMTGRSYLGTLQIAIATTGVAGLKTVVSEAAISSWYDYYREHGLVIAPEDCQGEDLDLLAETCQSNLWDAGDYLKIKPKYDAMQKDLLTKSDRTTGQYSDFWEKRNYRHQTDGIKCSWISVHGLNDWNVKPKNVYKIWQKVKNLPIKQHLFLHQGPHYNMNNLVSIDFTDLMNLWFVHELLEIDNHAYEQWPTVMIQDNLEADNWHEEADWSNDLGQKTVYYPTDDSELQKDGNGKQHLSFTDLGGKEFKKAKITESDWQYKFICGDEKWAKPSLRFTTDEFIHPVTIAGRPQVKVRVSSSLNKGQLSVALVELGDRKRLTPTPKFIMPGGQELGFRFGQDTLQEFQPDKLTHAKLITKAHMNLQNYADLKRPAAIKPGEFYDLTFMLQPTYYRIPVGSKLCLIIYSTDQGMTKRPLEETTYTIDLAGTEINFSQK; from the coding sequence ATGAAATACAATCAATATGCCTACGTTGAAACTGACTTTAATACTCAGGTTAAAGAACTAATTAATATCAAATTCTTACCTAGCAACTATCAAACTCTATCATTTACGGATCTTTTAAAAGTAATGTCTGAAAACGCCATAGCTGAAGTTGCTCCAGATGCTGAAGATGCACGTCAAGCAAAACTAACCGAATTTGCTGTTTCTTCCGAGCAAACTTTAGCGGATTTCTTAGCGCAGCAGCCTGAACAAGAAACTGCCACGCAGTTTTATAATGTTGCTTTGCAGCTTTTGGGCTATCATGTTCATTATGATTATGACTTAGATGATCCCCTGAAATTGATGAAAAAGCAGGCACTGCCGTTTTTAACTAAGTTTGAAAACAAGGATGATTTGATTCAAGGTTTTTACCGCCTACTTAATACTCGTGCCAAAAATGGTCAATTACTAATTGACGTCATGGCAGGCAAAGGTTACTTTTATAACCGGCGTCAGCTATTTGACAGTAATAAGTTTGTTTTCTTAAATGGTAAAAGCCTGCCAGTTTTTGCCACTAGTAAAGTAATCAGAGAAGTTGTTTACGTTGAAAGCGACTTAGATACTAATAATGATGGGCACTCAGACCTTCTCCAAGTTACTATTTTTAGACCATTTGAGAGCCAGAAAATGCCGGTACCGGCATTGTATACAGCCAGTCCGTATTTTGGCGGTATCATTGCTAATGAAAAGCGTAACCACAATGTCGACGAGAATTTAAGCGATGCTACTGAATGGACTAATCCGCAATATGTACCTTCTAATCAGGTAACTGCCAAAAAACCAACGGGTACAAATTCACCTGCCAATCAGGCGATTGAAAATGCCGTAGGTAAATCATCTTACGGTCTTAATGAGTACATGTTAGCCCGCGGGTTTGCCAGTGTTTTTGCCGGTGCAATCGGTACACGCGGAAGTGATGGCTTGCGCATCACGGGAGCACCAGAGGAAACAGAAAGTGCAAAAGAAATTATTGAGTGGCTTCATGGTGATCGAATTGCCTACACCGATCGCTCACGCAAACACGAAACAACCGCTTTTTGGTGCAACGGCAATATCGGCATGACTGGTCGTTCTTATTTAGGAACTTTGCAAATTGCAATTGCAACCACTGGTGTTGCCGGTTTAAAGACCGTGGTTTCTGAAGCAGCCATTTCGTCTTGGTACGACTATTATCGTGAGCACGGCTTAGTCATTGCCCCGGAAGATTGTCAGGGAGAAGATCTTGATTTACTCGCTGAAACTTGCCAGTCAAATCTTTGGGATGCAGGTGATTATCTCAAGATTAAGCCCAAGTATGACGCGATGCAAAAAGATTTATTGACAAAAAGCGATCGAACAACGGGACAGTATTCAGATTTCTGGGAAAAGAGAAATTACCGGCATCAGACAGATGGCATTAAGTGTTCTTGGATTAGCGTTCACGGTTTGAATGATTGGAATGTTAAACCTAAAAATGTCTATAAGATTTGGCAAAAGGTTAAGAACTTGCCAATTAAACAGCACCTCTTTTTGCATCAGGGACCACATTACAACATGAACAACCTAGTTTCAATTGACTTCACTGATTTGATGAACTTATGGTTTGTCCATGAATTACTTGAAATTGACAATCATGCCTACGAGCAATGGCCAACCGTAATGATTCAGGATAACCTAGAAGCAGATAACTGGCATGAAGAAGCTGATTGGAGCAACGATCTTGGGCAAAAGACGGTTTACTATCCGACTGATGACAGCGAATTGCAAAAGGATGGCAACGGCAAACAGCACCTAAGTTTTACTGACCTTGGCGGCAAAGAATTTAAGAAAGCTAAAATTACGGAAAGTGACTGGCAGTACAAATTTATTTGCGGTGATGAAAAATGGGCTAAACCAAGTTTGCGGTTTACCACTGACGAGTTCATCCATCCCGTAACTATTGCTGGTCGACCTCAAGTCAAGGTTCGTGTATCTTCAAGTCTTAATAAAGGCCAACTTTCCGTCGCATTAGTAGAACTGGGTGACCGTAAACGCTTGACTCCTACCCCTAAATTCATCATGCCTGGCGGACAAGAGCTAGGCTTTCGGTTTGGTCAAGATACATTACAAGAATTCCAACCTGATAAGCTGACACATGCTAAGTTAATTACGAAAGCTCACATGAATTTACAAAATTATGCCGATTTAAAACGGCCTGCCGCTATTAAACCAGGAGAATTCTATGATCTGACTTTTATGCTGCAACCAACATATTACCGGATTCCGGTTGGCAGCAAGCTCTGTCTGATTATTTATTCAACTGATCAAGGAATGACTAAGAGACCACTAGAAGAAACTACCTATACAATTGACTTAGCTGGAACTGAAATCAATTTTAGTCAAAAATAG
- a CDS encoding IS3 family transposase produces MAKLSKQDKIEIFNLWRNYNIRPSELGRRYGINPANIKYLLALIQRHGLAILDQPYTEYSLEFKKQAIIRVLVKHEPAYQVAIDLGLKSNGMLANWLRSYRENGYNVVIKQKGRLPHAQTRSRNQTSEARKRALTPAELEADHRERIYKKIDRLSRPADQEPQAAEIVRAVTQLRRELKVSVTFILAVINANPNLPHLSRSNYYYNLQKKDKDRGNQQVMAEIKAIYEEHRHRYGYRRITLELRRRGWLVNHKKVQRLMNKLKLFGIVSKRWHKYNSYRGNQGPIKNDLIKRNFSAVYPEHKWYSDVTEFKLNGQKTYLSPIVDGCTQEVIAYSISRSPNLKQIMDMLKQAWRKHPALNGLIFHTDQGWQYQHPKFQAWLKDHGIEQSMSRKGNSLDDGLMEGFFGILKREMFYGFETQFKNLNELEEAIQKYISYYNQQRIKVKLKGLSPLEYRALVLS; encoded by the coding sequence ATGGCTAAATTATCCAAACAAGATAAAATTGAAATCTTCAATCTTTGGCGGAATTATAACATTAGACCTAGTGAATTGGGTCGACGTTATGGCATTAATCCTGCTAACATTAAGTATTTGCTTGCTCTTATTCAACGTCACGGCCTAGCTATTTTAGACCAGCCCTATACTGAATATTCACTTGAGTTTAAAAAGCAGGCTATTATACGAGTACTAGTCAAGCATGAACCAGCTTATCAGGTGGCAATTGATCTTGGCCTAAAAAGTAACGGTATGCTAGCTAATTGGCTTCGCAGCTATCGTGAAAACGGGTATAATGTCGTTATCAAACAGAAAGGACGATTGCCCCATGCCCAAACAAGATCCAGAAATCAAACGTCTGAAGCAAGAAAACGAGCACTTACGCCAGCAGAACTTGAAGCTGACCATCGAGAACGAATTTATAAAAAAATTGACCGCCTTAGTCGACCAGCGGACCAAGAACCGCAAGCCGCGGAAATAGTCCGGGCAGTTACCCAACTGAGGCGTGAACTCAAGGTCAGCGTAACTTTTATTCTTGCGGTTATTAATGCTAATCCCAATCTCCCGCATCTATCCCGCAGTAATTATTACTACAATTTGCAGAAAAAGGATAAGGATCGTGGCAACCAGCAGGTGATGGCTGAAATCAAAGCCATTTATGAAGAACACCGACACCGCTATGGCTATCGGCGCATTACTCTGGAACTTAGGCGACGTGGTTGGCTAGTCAATCACAAAAAAGTACAACGCTTGATGAACAAGCTGAAACTCTTTGGTATCGTCAGTAAACGCTGGCATAAGTATAATAGCTATCGCGGCAACCAGGGTCCAATTAAGAACGACTTGATTAAACGTAATTTTAGCGCAGTTTACCCGGAACACAAGTGGTATTCAGACGTGACCGAGTTCAAACTCAACGGTCAGAAGACCTACCTGTCACCCATTGTTGATGGCTGCACGCAAGAGGTGATTGCCTACTCCATTTCCCGCAGTCCTAACCTTAAACAGATTATGGACATGCTAAAACAGGCTTGGCGCAAGCATCCAGCATTAAATGGTCTGATTTTTCATACAGATCAAGGCTGGCAGTACCAGCATCCTAAATTCCAAGCCTGGCTAAAAGACCATGGAATCGAACAGTCTATGTCGCGTAAGGGCAATTCCTTAGATGACGGATTAATGGAAGGGTTCTTTGGCATACTCAAACGGGAAATGTTCTATGGCTTCGAAACCCAGTTTAAGAATTTAAACGAACTGGAAGAAGCAATCCAAAAATATATCAGTTACTATAACCAGCAAAGAATCAAAGTAAAACTAAAAGGACTAAGTCCGCTTGAATATCGGGCATTAGTCCTTAGTTAA
- the carB gene encoding carbamoyl-phosphate synthase large subunit has product MPKRTDIKKIMVIGSGPIIIGQAAEFDYSGTQACLALREEGYEVVLVNSNPATIMTDTTIADKVYLEPLTVDSVSRIIRQEYPDAILPTLGGQVGLNMALSLAKSGILTELNIELLGTKLESIEQAEDREKFKELCQKLGEPVPPSKSVKTVQEALEFGDEIGYPIIVRPAFTMGGTGGGICNDREELASVAKNGLELSPVTECLIERSIAGYKEIEFEVMRDHDDNAMIVCCMENFDPVGVHTGDSIVFSPSQTLSDKEYQMLRDCSLRLIRALKIEGGCNVQLALDPNSFNYDVIEVNPRVSRSSALASKATGYPIAKMAAKIAVGLTLDEIKNPVTGTTFAEFEPALDYVVCKIPRFPFDKFTKADRELGTQMKATGEVMAIGRTAEEAFQKAVRSLEIDQKDFYSSQAHHARDEDLENKLVKVQDDRLFYLAEAFRRGYTMSDVHELTKINYYFLDIVKHIVELEKEITAKPSDFATLENAKRYGFSDAMIAKLWRQTEDDVRNLRKKHHLIPVYKMVDTCAAEFESTTPYFYSTYDGENESEKTGKKSVLVVGSGPIRIGQGVEFDYATVHCVKALQKMGYEAIVINSNPETVSTDFSISDKLYFEPLTLEDVLNVCDLEQPEGVIIQFGGQTSINLAAGLEDHGIKILGTTVADLNRAEDRELFDQVVKELNLKQPQGITTTTHDGVIKAAKELGYPVLVRPSYVLGGKAMEIVYTESELEDYLQNHVDIAASHPILVDDYLDGKECDVDAICDGETVLIPGIMEHIEHAGVHSGDSMAVYPAQTFTPEIKQKIVTVTKKLALKLNCHGIMNLQLIERDGEIYIIEVNPRASRTVPFLSKITGIEMAQVATKVIMGESLREQGFEDGLAPEPKMISVKAPVFSFSKLSDVDSYLGPEMKSTGEVMGSDLSFPKALYKAFSGANMQIPDSGNVLLTIEDRDKQEILPIAKRFAQIGYRIFATSGTAAFLKENGLYVTEVSKIHEQKENNILAEFRTGQIDLVINTMGHDIAKNSDGFIIRQAAIQQNIPLLTSLDTARALLTALENRSFSTTSLN; this is encoded by the coding sequence ATGCCTAAACGAACTGATATTAAAAAAATTATGGTAATTGGGTCTGGCCCGATTATTATTGGCCAGGCTGCCGAATTTGATTATTCAGGAACGCAAGCTTGCTTAGCATTGCGTGAAGAGGGGTATGAAGTGGTTTTGGTCAATTCGAATCCTGCCACGATCATGACTGATACAACAATTGCCGATAAGGTTTATTTAGAGCCTTTGACAGTTGATTCAGTTTCCCGCATCATTCGTCAAGAATACCCCGATGCAATTCTGCCAACTTTAGGCGGGCAAGTGGGGTTAAATATGGCCTTGTCCTTAGCTAAAAGCGGTATTTTGACTGAACTCAATATTGAATTATTAGGAACTAAACTTGAGTCAATTGAGCAAGCAGAAGACAGGGAAAAATTTAAAGAGCTTTGTCAAAAACTGGGTGAGCCAGTACCGCCATCTAAAAGTGTAAAGACGGTTCAGGAAGCCTTAGAGTTTGGTGATGAAATTGGTTACCCAATTATTGTTCGTCCCGCTTTTACAATGGGCGGAACGGGTGGCGGTATTTGTAACGACCGCGAAGAATTAGCCAGTGTTGCCAAAAATGGTTTAGAGCTTTCGCCGGTGACAGAGTGCTTAATCGAGCGCTCAATTGCTGGTTATAAAGAAATTGAGTTTGAAGTAATGCGTGACCATGATGATAATGCCATGATTGTTTGCTGTATGGAAAACTTTGATCCTGTTGGCGTGCATACTGGTGACTCGATTGTTTTTTCCCCATCGCAAACCTTATCTGATAAAGAGTATCAAATGTTGCGGGACTGCTCCTTACGCTTGATTAGGGCGCTGAAAATTGAAGGGGGATGCAATGTCCAACTCGCTCTTGATCCCAACAGTTTTAATTATGATGTTATCGAAGTTAATCCCCGTGTTTCTCGTTCGTCAGCCCTAGCTTCAAAAGCCACTGGTTATCCGATTGCTAAAATGGCTGCCAAAATTGCTGTTGGCTTAACTCTGGATGAAATTAAAAACCCCGTCACTGGGACTACCTTTGCGGAATTTGAGCCTGCTCTTGACTACGTAGTATGCAAAATACCACGCTTTCCGTTTGATAAATTTACTAAGGCAGACCGTGAATTAGGTACTCAAATGAAGGCAACCGGTGAGGTAATGGCGATTGGGCGCACGGCCGAAGAAGCGTTTCAAAAAGCGGTTCGGTCATTAGAAATTGATCAAAAAGATTTTTATTCGTCCCAGGCCCATCATGCTAGGGATGAAGATCTTGAAAACAAGCTGGTAAAGGTCCAGGATGACCGTCTTTTCTACCTTGCTGAGGCGTTTAGAAGAGGCTATACAATGTCGGACGTTCATGAACTTACCAAGATCAATTACTATTTCTTAGATATTGTTAAACATATAGTTGAGCTAGAAAAAGAAATCACAGCTAAGCCGAGCGATTTTGCTACGTTAGAAAATGCTAAGCGATACGGCTTTAGTGATGCAATGATTGCCAAATTATGGCGGCAAACAGAAGATGATGTCCGCAATTTGCGTAAAAAACATCACCTTATTCCGGTGTACAAAATGGTTGATACTTGTGCGGCTGAATTTGAGTCAACAACGCCATACTTTTATTCAACTTATGATGGTGAAAATGAAAGTGAAAAAACCGGCAAGAAGTCTGTTTTAGTTGTTGGATCCGGTCCAATCAGGATTGGTCAGGGTGTAGAATTTGATTATGCAACCGTTCATTGTGTTAAAGCTCTTCAAAAAATGGGTTATGAAGCGATTGTAATTAATTCAAATCCTGAGACAGTTTCAACCGATTTTTCAATTTCTGACAAACTTTATTTTGAACCTCTAACACTAGAAGATGTCTTAAATGTTTGTGATCTTGAGCAACCCGAAGGGGTAATTATCCAGTTTGGTGGTCAAACCTCCATCAATCTGGCGGCTGGGCTTGAAGATCACGGTATTAAGATTTTGGGAACAACGGTAGCTGATCTGAATCGAGCAGAGGATCGGGAACTGTTTGATCAAGTGGTTAAAGAGCTAAACCTTAAGCAACCGCAAGGCATCACTACCACCACTCATGATGGCGTTATTAAAGCCGCCAAAGAATTAGGATATCCTGTTTTAGTTAGACCAAGTTATGTGCTTGGTGGTAAAGCAATGGAAATTGTTTATACTGAAAGCGAACTAGAAGATTATTTACAAAATCACGTGGATATAGCAGCTAGTCACCCAATTTTAGTTGACGATTACCTTGATGGCAAAGAATGTGACGTCGACGCTATCTGTGATGGTGAAACGGTTTTAATTCCTGGAATTATGGAACATATTGAACATGCGGGCGTGCACTCCGGTGACTCAATGGCTGTTTATCCAGCGCAAACTTTTACTCCTGAAATCAAACAAAAAATAGTCACGGTCACTAAGAAATTAGCGTTGAAACTAAATTGCCATGGCATTATGAACTTACAGTTAATTGAGCGTGACGGCGAGATTTATATCATTGAAGTGAATCCACGAGCTAGTCGGACCGTTCCTTTCTTAAGTAAAATTACTGGTATTGAAATGGCCCAGGTTGCCACTAAAGTAATTATGGGTGAGAGTTTACGTGAACAAGGATTTGAAGACGGGTTAGCTCCAGAGCCAAAAATGATTAGTGTTAAAGCACCAGTCTTTTCGTTTAGTAAGCTGTCCGATGTTGACAGTTATCTGGGGCCCGAAATGAAATCAACCGGTGAAGTAATGGGAAGTGACCTAAGTTTCCCTAAAGCTCTGTATAAGGCCTTTTCCGGTGCTAATATGCAAATTCCTGACAGTGGTAATGTGTTATTAACAATTGAGGATAGGGATAAGCAAGAAATTTTGCCAATCGCTAAAAGATTTGCCCAAATTGGCTACCGAATATTTGCAACTAGTGGTACGGCAGCTTTTCTTAAAGAAAATGGTCTATATGTTACTGAAGTAAGCAAAATTCACGAACAGAAAGAAAATAATATTTTAGCAGAATTTCGGACCGGACAAATTGATTTAGTCATTAATACTATGGGGCACGACATTGCCAAAAATTCAGATGGTTTTATCATTAGGCAAGCTGCAATTCAGCAAAATATTCCACTTTTAACTAGTTTGGACACCGCTAGGGCCCTCTTAACCGCTTTAGAGAACCGGTCATTTTCAACAACTAGTTTAAACTAG
- the carA gene encoding glutamine-hydrolyzing carbamoyl-phosphate synthase small subunit, whose protein sequence is MRYLILEDGSIYEGEGFGSARETKGEVVFTTGMTGYQEAITDQSYADQILVFTNPLIGNYGITLADYESLEPGIKGVICHQVARHPDNWRMQTTLPKFLKSLDTPGIQGIDTRALVKKLRMYGTMRGQICSDKAEAKEIAEQLQQLNVTKGVIDRVSTSKSYPVPGSKRNIVVVDFGLKNSILRELGKRDCNCVVLPYTVSAEKILALKPDGVLLSNGPGDPLEMSAAAEMVRKVEKQIPLMGICMGHQVFALANGAKTYKMKFGHRGFNHPVREIATGNIGFTSQNHGYAVARESIDPDNLMITHVEVNDGTVEGLRHKKYPAFSVQFHPDSTPGPHDEEGIFDYFMQMIDQRKETENHA, encoded by the coding sequence ATGAGGTATTTAATTTTAGAAGATGGCAGTATTTATGAGGGTGAAGGTTTTGGCAGTGCGCGTGAAACCAAAGGTGAAGTTGTTTTTACAACTGGAATGACTGGCTACCAAGAAGCGATTACGGACCAGTCATATGCAGATCAAATTCTGGTTTTTACTAATCCGCTAATTGGTAATTATGGTATTACCTTAGCAGATTACGAATCATTGGAGCCCGGAATTAAGGGGGTCATCTGTCACCAAGTAGCACGTCATCCCGATAATTGGCGGATGCAAACAACTTTGCCTAAATTTCTGAAAAGCTTGGATACTCCTGGAATTCAGGGAATTGATACGCGTGCTTTAGTTAAAAAGCTGCGAATGTACGGCACCATGCGTGGTCAAATTTGCTCTGATAAAGCTGAAGCAAAAGAGATTGCTGAACAGTTGCAGCAATTAAATGTCACTAAAGGAGTGATTGACCGCGTTTCAACTTCAAAATCTTATCCCGTACCAGGATCAAAGCGCAACATTGTGGTGGTCGATTTTGGACTAAAAAATAGTATTTTACGTGAATTAGGAAAACGTGATTGTAACTGCGTTGTTTTGCCTTATACTGTTTCGGCAGAAAAGATTCTAGCATTAAAGCCAGACGGTGTTTTACTATCGAATGGACCGGGCGACCCCTTAGAAATGAGCGCTGCGGCTGAAATGGTTCGCAAGGTGGAAAAACAAATTCCTTTGATGGGCATTTGTATGGGTCACCAAGTCTTTGCTTTAGCCAATGGTGCTAAAACTTATAAAATGAAATTCGGTCACCGTGGTTTTAACCATCCAGTAAGGGAAATCGCAACCGGTAATATTGGCTTTACTTCCCAAAATCATGGCTATGCTGTTGCGCGCGAATCAATTGATCCTGATAACCTGATGATTACGCATGTTGAAGTTAATGACGGCACCGTTGAAGGTTTGCGCCATAAAAAGTATCCAGCCTTTTCAGTACAATTTCACCCAGACAGTACACCTGGACCACACGATGAGGAAGGTATTTTTGACTACTTTATGCAGATGATTGATCAAAGAAAGGAAACTGAAAATCATGCCTAA